From the genome of Candidatus Methylopumilus rimovensis, one region includes:
- a CDS encoding TonB-dependent receptor domain-containing protein, giving the protein MKKITLLSACLSQIFITHAIADTTLKTSDVFVTATRTPVHKKNVIADITTISEEEIKLAGPSLLSELLQRQPGIEISNNGGQGKVSTLFLRGSSSTHSVILLDGIRIDSVTSGLTAIENIPLSQIEKIEIVRGPASSLYGQDAIGGVIQIFTKKGLNGFKPYFSYGYGKYNTSIAQGGIRGGDDITSYAINLSSQSSTGFSAFEPNTNPAATANIYNLDKDGYRNKSVSASLSHKINENHNLSFQYFLSQGRNKYDNRYAHWAPNIDWKNTQDQESFSGTFNSQLTSYWKSSFRVGQGIDEYVEKQRFISGATREADNVYRTIQNQITWQNDLILPIGSLILLYDKLDQKINVTDTSYSKKDRQNDAYMIGYNLSQASHNFQANIRKDFNSAYRDATTGNLGYSYAIDSNWSIASSIGTAFRSPTFNYLYAGSSANPDLQPEKSKNIEGNLKYQFESNVFSLVAFKNKITDFIISDITTGWKPYNINTAEIYGATISGSQFINHFLVKSSFTVQSPMNESANKYLPRRSNFFGTVGINYYVQSWNLGFEAIGSGNRYNDAENLYNIPGYIRTNLFAEYQINKDLKMNARIDNFLDKNYTFAYEGNPNNDGFRYQTPSQSFFISLRYEPQ; this is encoded by the coding sequence ATGAAAAAGATTACGCTATTGTCAGCGTGCTTGAGTCAAATTTTTATAACTCATGCCATCGCAGATACCACGCTTAAAACCTCAGATGTTTTTGTAACAGCTACTCGAACTCCTGTCCACAAAAAAAATGTCATTGCCGATATAACTACAATCTCTGAAGAGGAAATTAAACTTGCTGGACCTTCATTACTTTCTGAGCTTCTTCAAAGACAGCCCGGAATAGAAATATCAAATAATGGAGGGCAAGGAAAAGTTTCTACGCTATTTCTAAGAGGTTCTAGCTCAACACACTCGGTAATTTTATTAGATGGTATTAGAATTGATTCGGTCACTTCAGGCCTGACTGCTATTGAAAACATTCCCTTATCGCAAATTGAAAAAATTGAAATCGTTAGAGGACCAGCATCAAGCTTATATGGTCAGGATGCTATTGGCGGTGTCATTCAAATCTTTACAAAAAAAGGTTTAAATGGTTTTAAACCTTATTTTTCTTATGGTTACGGCAAATACAATACTTCAATAGCACAGGGAGGTATAAGAGGAGGTGACGACATTACCTCTTATGCTATTAACCTATCTAGTCAAAGCTCCACAGGATTTTCTGCTTTCGAGCCCAACACAAATCCGGCAGCAACAGCGAATATCTATAATTTGGATAAGGATGGCTACAGAAATAAAAGTGTTTCTGCCTCTCTAAGTCATAAAATTAATGAAAACCACAATTTAAGCTTTCAATACTTTTTAAGCCAAGGTAGAAATAAATATGACAATCGCTATGCACATTGGGCTCCAAATATTGATTGGAAAAATACTCAGGATCAAGAAAGCTTCAGCGGCACGTTTAATAGTCAGCTTACTAGTTATTGGAAATCTAGTTTTAGAGTAGGTCAAGGAATTGATGAGTATGTCGAAAAACAAAGGTTTATTTCTGGCGCTACAAGAGAGGCTGACAACGTTTATCGAACAATACAAAATCAAATCACTTGGCAAAATGATTTAATTCTTCCTATAGGGTCGCTCATTTTATTGTACGATAAACTTGATCAAAAAATTAACGTCACAGATACAAGTTACTCAAAAAAAGATCGCCAAAACGATGCATATATGATCGGTTATAATCTGAGCCAAGCGAGCCATAATTTTCAAGCTAACATTAGGAAAGACTTTAATAGCGCCTATCGAGATGCCACGACAGGAAATTTAGGCTATTCATATGCAATTGATTCTAATTGGTCAATAGCATCTTCAATTGGAACCGCCTTTAGATCGCCAACATTTAATTATCTATATGCAGGAAGTTCCGCTAATCCTGATTTACAACCAGAAAAATCTAAAAATATTGAAGGAAATCTTAAATATCAATTTGAATCAAATGTTTTTTCTCTCGTTGCTTTTAAAAATAAAATAACAGATTTTATAATTTCAGATATTACAACTGGCTGGAAGCCATATAATATCAATACTGCTGAAATATATGGTGCGACAATATCAGGCAGTCAATTTATTAATCATTTTCTAGTCAAAAGTAGTTTCACGGTTCAATCCCCAATGAACGAAAGTGCTAATAAATATTTACCAAGAAGAAGCAATTTTTTTGGTACAGTGGGTATAAATTATTATGTTCAAAGTTGGAATTTAGGTTTTGAAGCTATCGGATCGGGAAATAGATATAATGACGCTGAGAATCTTTATAATATACCTGGCTATATAAGAACAAATTTATTTGCTGAATATCAAATTAATAAAGATCTAAAAATGAATGCGCGAATAGATAACTTTTTAGATAAAAATTACACTTTCGCTTATGAGGGAAATCCAAATAATGATGGTTTTCGATATCAAACACCGAGTCAAAGTTTTTTTATCTCTTTACGATATGAACCACAATAA
- a CDS encoding EVE domain-containing protein, whose translation MRYWLMKSEPSDVSIDDLAKLPKQTIDWYGIRNYQARNFMRDLMKIGDLAFFYHSNCDVPGIAGIVKVSKLAYPDRFQFQKGHKYFDPKSTPENPRWLNVDVTLIKKTNLLSLKELREFKALQNMRLLQKGNRLSITPVTEDEWTFIEKHLK comes from the coding sequence ATGCGCTACTGGCTTATGAAATCTGAACCGTCTGATGTGTCGATAGACGATTTAGCAAAACTTCCTAAACAAACAATTGATTGGTATGGCATTAGAAATTACCAAGCGAGAAACTTTATGCGAGATTTGATGAAAATAGGCGATCTCGCGTTCTTTTATCACTCAAATTGCGATGTGCCTGGTATCGCTGGTATTGTTAAAGTCAGTAAGCTTGCTTACCCTGATCGCTTTCAATTTCAAAAAGGTCACAAGTACTTTGATCCAAAATCAACACCTGAAAATCCACGCTGGCTTAATGTGGATGTGACACTCATTAAAAAAACAAATTTATTAAGCCTAAAAGAATTGAGAGAATTTAAAGCATTGCAAAATATGCGCTTACTCCAAAAAGGCAATCGCTTATCGATCACGCCCGTGACGGAAGATGAATGGACGTTCATTGAAAAACATTTGAAATAA
- the phoU gene encoding phosphate signaling complex protein PhoU, with protein sequence MASEHTYKEYDNELESVRAKVLEMGGIVEEQLVNAIEALVKSDPQMAQGVMDSDQRVNELEIEVDEDCSRIIARRQPAAGDLRMIMMILKTITDLERIGDEATKIARTALRINEDNRMTKLRFSEVKTMVEVVRQMLRTSLDSFARMDVSKTVEIAKKDELVDEQYRSTIRQLVTFMLEDPRTISMSLEVMFVAKAIERIGDHAKNISEYIVYTVKGKDIRHASIKEIQKTIKE encoded by the coding sequence ATGGCTTCAGAACACACCTATAAAGAATACGACAATGAACTCGAGTCAGTCCGTGCAAAAGTTTTAGAAATGGGCGGCATTGTTGAGGAACAACTCGTCAATGCAATCGAAGCGCTTGTAAAGTCTGATCCTCAAATGGCTCAAGGCGTTATGGATTCTGATCAACGCGTCAACGAACTTGAAATCGAAGTAGACGAAGATTGCTCTCGAATTATTGCAAGACGTCAGCCTGCAGCAGGTGACCTTCGTATGATCATGATGATCTTAAAAACCATTACCGATCTTGAACGTATTGGTGATGAAGCCACAAAAATTGCAAGAACTGCACTGCGTATCAATGAAGATAATCGTATGACTAAGCTTCGCTTTAGTGAAGTCAAAACTATGGTGGAAGTGGTACGTCAAATGTTAAGAACCTCTCTCGATTCATTTGCACGTATGGATGTAAGTAAAACAGTTGAGATTGCCAAAAAAGATGAATTGGTTGATGAACAATACCGTTCAACCATTCGTCAGCTTGTTACCTTCATGTTAGAGGATCCAAGAACGATTTCCATGTCACTTGAAGTGATGTTTGTTGCCAAAGCGATTGAACGTATTGGTGACCATGCAAAAAATATTTCTGAATATATTGTCTACACTGTAAAAGGTAAAGACATTCGTCACGCAAGTATCAAAGAAATTCAAAAGACTATTAAAGAATAA
- the rpiA gene encoding ribose-5-phosphate isomerase RpiA produces MAFTQDELKQQVAKAAIEYVKSGIIGVGTGSTANYFIDELAKVKHKIDGAVASSEASADRLRKHGIEVFDLNSVNSMDIYVDGADEITEHMHMLKGGGGALTREKIVAAVAKTFICICDETKYVPVLGKFPLPVEVLPMAKSYVARELTKLGGQPQLRNFTTDNGNVILDVHGLIIKDPVAMEAMINQIVGVVTNGLFAARPANVLLLATNDGVKTITK; encoded by the coding sequence ATGGCATTCACGCAAGACGAATTAAAACAACAGGTTGCAAAGGCTGCAATTGAATATGTGAAGTCTGGAATCATTGGTGTGGGCACAGGGTCTACTGCTAATTACTTTATCGATGAATTAGCAAAAGTAAAACATAAGATTGATGGTGCAGTTGCAAGTAGCGAGGCTTCTGCAGATCGTTTACGCAAACATGGCATTGAAGTTTTTGACCTTAATAGCGTCAATAGTATGGATATTTATGTCGATGGTGCGGACGAAATCACTGAACACATGCATATGCTCAAAGGTGGTGGTGGAGCGTTAACCCGAGAAAAAATTGTAGCGGCAGTTGCTAAGACCTTTATCTGTATCTGTGATGAAACAAAATATGTACCCGTATTAGGTAAGTTCCCTTTGCCTGTGGAAGTACTTCCGATGGCTAAAAGCTATGTGGCAAGAGAACTCACTAAATTAGGTGGGCAGCCACAATTAAGAAATTTTACAACTGATAACGGCAACGTCATCTTGGATGTGCATGGCCTTATCATTAAAGACCCTGTGGCGATGGAAGCAATGATCAATCAAATTGTGGGCGTGGTCACAAACGGTTTATTTGCAGCAAGGCCTGCCAACGTCCTTCTTTTGGCTACAAATGATGGCGTTAAAACCATTACTAAATAA
- a CDS encoding oxidative damage protection protein, translating into MARTVKCVKLGKELDGLDFPPYPGPLGKRIFESVSKEAWAGWLKHQTMLVNENRLSFADPSARKYLTEQTEAYFFGEGADQASGYVPPKS; encoded by the coding sequence ATGGCAAGAACAGTTAAATGTGTGAAGTTAGGTAAAGAGTTAGATGGTTTAGATTTCCCTCCTTATCCAGGCCCCTTGGGTAAGCGTATTTTTGAAAGTGTATCTAAAGAAGCTTGGGCTGGATGGCTTAAACATCAAACGATGTTGGTCAATGAAAATCGGTTAAGTTTTGCAGATCCGTCTGCACGAAAATATCTTACCGAACAAACCGAAGCTTATTTCTTTGGGGAGGGTGCAGATCAAGCATCAGGATACGTGCCACCTAAGAGCTAG
- a CDS encoding cell division protein ZapA, whose protein sequence is MSSKNVTVTIMAREFIIACPEGQEKSLLDSVQYLNQKIDLIQSQGTIVGIDRIIIMAALNITNELLNQNSSDGLDISQFRHKISSIEHQIDEVLAQN, encoded by the coding sequence ATGAGCTCAAAAAATGTAACGGTCACGATCATGGCACGTGAATTCATTATCGCTTGTCCAGAGGGCCAAGAAAAAAGTTTATTAGATTCAGTACAATACCTAAATCAAAAAATTGATCTCATTCAATCTCAAGGGACAATTGTAGGTATCGACCGTATCATCATCATGGCAGCCCTCAACATTACCAATGAACTTCTTAATCAAAATTCTTCTGACGGTCTAGATATATCTCAATTCCGCCATAAAATTTCATCGATCGAACATCAAATCGATGAAGTGCTTGCACAAAACTAA
- the ilvA gene encoding threonine ammonia-lyase, biosynthetic, translating to MKNDYVKRINEARVYDVAKKSPLEFQTHLSSRFHNQIFLKREDLQPVFSFKLRGAYNKMASLSKAQLDKGVIAASAGNHAQGVALSAQKLGCRAVIVMPTTTPLIKIDAVKHRGAEVVLWGDSYSDAYKHALEIEKKEGLTFVHPYDDPEVIAGQGTIAKEILDEYKKPIHAVFCCVGGGGLLAGMATYIKAMRPEIKVIGVEAKDAEAMTLSLKAGKRVVLDQVGLFADGAAVKEVGEVTFPLCQSYVDEMIVVDNDAICAAIKDVFEDTRSILEPAGALSVAGMKAYIKKHNLKDETLVGIASGANMNFDRLRFVAERAEIGEKREAVLAVTIPEKPGAFKNFCKLLGQRNITEFNYRFSDPKEAHIYVGLATNSADEASQLKAMLDKEGLPTIDLTDNEVAKLHLRHLVGGHAPQAKNEMVFRFEFPEKPGALMKFLETMGHNWNISLFHYRNHGADFGRVLVGMQVPPEDEINFEVFLNQLGYPFWDETDNPAYKLFLG from the coding sequence ATGAAGAACGACTACGTAAAACGTATTAATGAAGCGCGTGTATATGACGTGGCAAAGAAGTCGCCGCTTGAATTTCAGACACATCTTTCCAGTCGTTTTCATAATCAGATTTTCTTAAAACGTGAAGACTTACAACCTGTCTTTTCATTTAAATTACGTGGTGCCTATAACAAAATGGCAAGCCTATCCAAAGCCCAGTTAGATAAGGGCGTCATCGCAGCTTCGGCTGGTAATCATGCGCAAGGTGTTGCGTTAAGCGCTCAGAAATTAGGATGTCGTGCTGTTATTGTCATGCCTACAACAACGCCGCTCATTAAGATTGATGCCGTCAAACATCGTGGTGCTGAGGTTGTGCTCTGGGGTGATTCTTATTCTGATGCATACAAACACGCGCTTGAGATCGAGAAAAAAGAGGGGCTTACTTTTGTTCATCCTTATGATGATCCAGAAGTCATCGCAGGTCAGGGCACCATTGCAAAAGAAATTTTAGACGAATATAAAAAACCGATTCACGCAGTCTTTTGCTGTGTGGGGGGTGGAGGCCTTCTTGCTGGGATGGCCACTTATATTAAAGCTATGCGACCTGAAATTAAAGTGATCGGTGTGGAGGCTAAAGATGCTGAAGCGATGACTTTATCTTTAAAAGCGGGCAAGCGAGTAGTGCTTGATCAAGTGGGATTATTCGCTGATGGTGCGGCAGTGAAGGAAGTCGGTGAAGTGACTTTCCCACTCTGTCAGTCTTATGTGGATGAAATGATTGTGGTTGATAATGATGCGATTTGTGCAGCTATTAAAGATGTGTTTGAAGATACACGCTCTATTCTAGAGCCTGCAGGTGCCTTATCAGTTGCAGGTATGAAGGCTTATATTAAGAAGCACAATTTAAAAGACGAAACTCTAGTAGGCATTGCATCAGGTGCGAATATGAATTTTGATCGCCTACGTTTTGTAGCAGAGCGTGCCGAAATCGGTGAAAAAAGAGAAGCTGTGCTCGCGGTGACTATCCCCGAAAAACCAGGGGCATTTAAAAATTTCTGCAAGTTATTGGGTCAGCGCAATATCACTGAATTTAATTATCGATTTTCAGATCCTAAAGAAGCGCATATTTATGTAGGTTTAGCTACCAATAGTGCGGATGAGGCATCACAACTAAAAGCTATGCTTGATAAAGAAGGTTTACCCACAATTGATCTTACCGACAATGAGGTTGCAAAGCTTCACTTAAGACATTTAGTGGGCGGACATGCGCCGCAAGCAAAGAATGAAATGGTTTTTAGATTTGAATTTCCAGAAAAGCCAGGTGCTCTCATGAAGTTTTTAGAGACGATGGGCCACAATTGGAACATTAGTCTATTTCATTATCGTAATCATGGAGCAGACTTCGGGCGTGTTTTAGTTGGCATGCAAGTCCCGCCAGAAGACGAGATTAATTTTGAAGTCTTTTTGAATCAATTAGGCTACCCCTTCTGGGATGAAACAGATAATCCAGCCTATAAACTTTTCTTAGGTTAA
- the xerC gene encoding tyrosine recombinase XerC: protein MEHNHFQKSYIDYLTFEKGLSHNSIKSYTHDLIQLVTLVEHDRFESITIQDIRRASAKLNSQGLHGKSIARMLSAWRGFFDYLIERHQFKENPVKDVHAPKSAKTLPQTLSIEQMVKLISIDDSTLLGVRDKAFLELFYSSGLRLSEVVNVNINDLDLQEGVITVTGKGNKTRIVPIGQKAIHAIQSWIEKRATIKVDEKSTDALFISERGKRMSARAIQYRIQMWAIKQGIDSTVHPHLLRHSFASHVLQSSQDLRAVQEMLGHANISTTQVYTHLDFQHLANIYDKAHPRAKKKS, encoded by the coding sequence ATGGAACATAATCACTTCCAAAAAAGTTATATTGATTACCTCACCTTTGAAAAAGGGCTAAGCCATAATTCTATTAAAAGTTATACACACGATCTAATTCAACTTGTGACACTCGTCGAGCATGACCGTTTTGAGTCGATCACCATTCAAGATATTAGGCGCGCAAGCGCTAAACTTAATAGCCAAGGACTGCACGGTAAATCTATCGCCCGCATGCTATCTGCATGGCGAGGTTTTTTTGACTACCTTATTGAGCGCCATCAATTTAAAGAAAATCCTGTTAAAGATGTTCATGCGCCTAAGAGTGCCAAGACCTTGCCACAAACTTTATCAATCGAGCAGATGGTCAAACTCATTTCGATTGATGACTCAACTTTATTAGGAGTAAGAGATAAAGCTTTCCTAGAATTATTCTATTCATCTGGATTGCGTTTAAGTGAAGTAGTGAACGTTAATATTAATGATCTTGATCTTCAAGAAGGTGTGATTACCGTCACAGGTAAAGGTAATAAAACGCGCATAGTTCCGATAGGGCAAAAAGCGATTCATGCTATTCAGTCGTGGATTGAAAAACGCGCAACAATTAAGGTAGATGAGAAATCTACTGATGCACTATTTATTTCTGAGCGTGGTAAACGCATGTCAGCGCGTGCTATTCAGTACCGTATTCAAATGTGGGCCATCAAACAGGGTATTGATAGTACCGTGCATCCTCATTTATTAAGGCACAGTTTTGCTTCACACGTTTTACAATCGAGCCAAGACTTGAGGGCCGTTCAAGAAATGTTAGGTCATGCAAATATAAGTACGACTCAGGTTTATACACATTTAGACTTTCAACATCTTGCCAACATTTACGATAAAGCACATCCTAGAGCCAAAAAGAAATCATGA
- the dapF gene encoding diaminopimelate epimerase produces MKLHFTKMHGIGNDFIVLDHTKSPFQLTQEKIQSLSHRQLGIGFDQLLVVEGSTLKDVDFKYRIFNQDGSEVEQCGNGARCFYRFVKDKHLTEKELIRVETKSGVITLTEDHEHMIEVNMGAPIFNPKLIPFISDTEKNEYSISIELPDQKEMINVAVLSMGNPHTVITVEDIDKARVKTLGAYLESHPLFPKRVNVGFMKIVTPHHIRLRVFERGVGETLACGTGACAAVVSGIKRHLLTSPVKVDMLGGSLSIDWRGDTNPVMMKGPAVTLFEGDIEIA; encoded by the coding sequence ATGAAACTTCATTTTACAAAGATGCATGGAATTGGTAACGACTTTATAGTGCTTGATCATACAAAGTCTCCTTTCCAATTAACGCAAGAGAAGATTCAATCTTTATCTCATCGACAACTCGGTATTGGATTTGATCAGCTTCTGGTGGTTGAGGGTTCAACACTCAAAGATGTTGATTTCAAATATCGTATTTTTAATCAAGATGGTAGTGAAGTAGAACAATGCGGTAATGGTGCGCGTTGTTTTTATCGATTTGTAAAAGATAAGCATTTAACTGAAAAAGAATTGATTCGCGTTGAAACAAAATCTGGTGTCATTACATTGACTGAAGACCACGAACATATGATTGAAGTAAATATGGGCGCACCCATTTTTAATCCTAAACTGATTCCATTTATTTCAGATACAGAAAAAAATGAATACTCTATTTCTATAGAGTTGCCAGATCAAAAAGAAATGATAAATGTAGCTGTATTATCTATGGGTAATCCGCACACAGTGATTACAGTTGAAGATATTGATAAGGCTCGCGTTAAAACATTAGGTGCTTATTTGGAATCACATCCGCTTTTCCCAAAACGTGTGAATGTTGGATTTATGAAAATTGTAACACCACATCATATTCGTTTACGTGTTTTTGAAAGAGGTGTGGGTGAAACGCTCGCCTGCGGAACTGGGGCGTGTGCTGCAGTAGTGTCAGGGATTAAGCGTCATCTACTTACCTCCCCTGTGAAAGTTGATATGCTAGGGGGGTCATTATCTATTGATTGGAGAGGTGATACAAATCCTGTCATGATGAAAGGTCCGGCCGTAACCCTCTTCGAGGGAGATATTGAGATCGCTTAA